From Zerene cesonia ecotype Mississippi chromosome 16, Zerene_cesonia_1.1, whole genome shotgun sequence, one genomic window encodes:
- the LOC119832818 gene encoding pyruvate carboxylase, mitochondrial isoform X1: MQILKARFALRASATQFQAWSAARHRTATTDTKNVEYKPIRSVLVANRGEIAIRVFRACTELGIRSVAIYSEQDKLQMHRQKADESYLVGKGLPPVEAYLSIPEIIRVAKENDVDAVHPGYGLLSERSDFAKAILNAGLRFIGPSPKVVQQMGDKVAARQAAIEAKVPIVPGTDGPITTKEEALEFCKQHGLPVIFKAAYGGGGRGMRVVREMSEVASSFERASSEALGAFGNGSMFIERFIERPRHIEVQLLGDKAGNVVHLYERDCSVQRRHQKVVEIAPAPGLDPEIRQRMVDCATHLARHVGYENAGTVEFLLDDKGNFYFIEVNARLQVEHTITEEVTGIDLVQSQIRIAEGMTLPELGLTQDQIRADGYAIQCRVTTEDPANNFQPSTGRIEVFRSGEGMGIRLDSASTYAGAIISPYYDSLLVKVISHAQDLASSAAKMNRALREFRIRGVKTNIPFLLNVLENQKFLNGAVDTYFIDENPQLFMFKASQNRAQKILNYLGYVVVNGPATPLATDIPPSSVKPYIPPVPLDLSPEAIKAQELTGENTVVKPPKGFKQILQEGGPEAFAKAVRNNKGLLLMDTTFRDAHQSLLATRVRTHDLLAVSPYVAHNFSRLYALENWGGATFDVALRFLHECPWERLEDMRRLIPNIPFQMLLRGANAVGYTNYPDNVVYKFCDMAVKSGMDIFRVFDSLNYLPNLILGMEAAGKAGGVVEAAISYTGDVSNPEKTKYDLKYYVNLADELVKAGTHVLGIKDMAGLLKPQAAKLLIGAIRERHPDVPIHVHTHDTAGAGVAAMLACAEAGADAVDVAVDSMSGLTSQPSMGALVASLQSTKLDTGIPLQTVSEYSAYWEQARTLYGPFECTATMKSGNADVYINEIPGGQYTNLQFQAFSLGLGSQFEEVKKAYREANLLLGDIIKVTPSSKVVGDLAQFMVQNKLTAEEIHARAEELSFPKSVVEFFQGAIGIPYGGFPEPLRSKILKDMPRIEGRPGQELPPLDFDKLKKDIQETYPDVNDQDVMSAAMYPQVANDYFRIRDKYGPVKHLDTKTFLVGPTVGETIEVKIERGKTLDIKTLAVSEEMTAAGEREVFFELNGQLRSVFIRDEKASQEMKIHPKAVKGDKSQVGAPMPGTVLTIKVKEGDKVDKGQPIAVLSAMKMEMIVQAPQAGTVKTVAITNGQKLEGDDLICTIEE, translated from the exons ATGCAGATTTTAAAAGCAAGATTCGCTCTAAGAGCGTCCGCTACGCAGTTTCAAGCTTGGAGTGCCGCGCGCCACAGGACTGCCACCACA GATACAAAAAATGTAGAGTACAAACCGATTAGAAGCGTCCTGGTGGCGAACAGGGGAGAGATAGCTATTCGTGTGTTTAGGGCCTGCACCGAGCTGGGGATTCGTTCAGTGGCCATATATAGCGAGCAGGATAAGCTGCAAATGCACAG GCAAAAAGCTGACGAATCCTACCTAGTGGGTAAAGGTCTGCCACCAGTAGAAGCTTACCTTAGTATACCGGAGATTATCCGGGTTGCGAAGGAAAACGACGTAGATGCTGTCCATCCCGGATATGGGTTGCTGTCTGAAAG gtCAGATTTCGCGAAAGCAATCCTCAATGCTGGACTACGATTCATCGGGCCTTCGCCCAAAGTTGTCCAGCAAATGGGAGATAAAGTAGCTGCCAGACAGGCCGCTATAGAAGCaa AGGTCCCTATTGTCCCCGGTACCGATGGTCCCATTACAACTAAAGAGGAAGCACTTGAATTCTGCAAACAACATGGATTGCccgttatatttaaa GCCGCATACGGCGGCGGCGGACGCGGCATGCGGGTAGTTCGCGAAATGAGCGAGGTCGCGTCGTCATTCGAGCGCGCGTCGTCGGAGGCGCTCGGCGCCTTCGGGAACGGCTCCATGTTCATAGAGCGCTTCATTGAGCGGCCGAGGCACATCGAGGTGCAGCTGCTGG GTGACAAAGCCGGCAACGTGGTGCACTTGTACGAACGAGATTGTTCTGTGCAAAGAAGGCACCAGAAGGTCGTTGAAATTGCACCAGCGCCTGGGTTAGACCCAgag atACGTCAACGCATGGTAGACTGTGCTACACACTTGGCTCGCCACGTTGGCTACGAAAACGCGGGAACTGTGGAGTTCTTGTTAGACGATAAGGGCAATTTCTACTTTATTGAGGTTAACGCAAG ATTGCAAGTAGAGCACACGATAACAGAAGAAGTGACAGGTATTGATCTAGTCCAATCCCAGATCCGCATCGCCGAAGGTATGACCCTACCTGAGTTAGGCCTCACCCAGGATCAGATTAGGGCTGATGGATACGCTATACAGTGCAGGGTTACCACAGAAGATCCGGCCAATAACTTCCAACCAAGTACTGGCAGGATTGAAGTTTTTAG atCTGGCGAAGGTATGGGTATCCGTCTAGACTCTGCTTCAACATATGCCGGCGCTATCATTTCTCCGTACTATGATTCGCTACTCGTTAAG GTAATATCTCACGCACAAGATTTAGCATCATCAGCGGCGAAAATGAACAGAGCGCTGCGGGAATTCCGTATACGTGGTGTGAAGACCAATATTCCCTTCCTGCTCAATGTGTTGGAGAATCAGAAGTTCCTTAACG GTGCCGTAGACACATACTTTATCGACGAAAATCCACAGTTATTTATGTTCAAAGCCTCTCAAAATAGGGCTCAGAAGATTCTCAATTACCTGGGCTATGTAGTTGTTAACGGACCTGCCACGCCCTTAGCCACGGACATACCGCCCTCTAGCGTCAAACCGTACATACCTCCGGTACCTTTGG ACCTTTCGCCAGAGGCAATTAAAGCACAGGAATTGACTGGTGAGAATACAG TGGTGAAACCGCCCAAGGGTTTCAAGCAAATCCTGCAAGAGGGTGGTCCAGAGGCGTTCGCGAAGGCGGTACGCAATAACAAGGGGCTATTGTTAATGGATACGACATTCCGAGACGCTCACCAGTCGTTACTTGCGACGCGCGTGCGCACGCACGACCTGCTCGCCGTGTCGCCGTACGTGGCGCACAACTTTAGCCGCCTGTATGCGTTGGAGAACTGGGGCGGAGCGACCTTCGATGTTGCTTTGAG ATTCCTCCACGAGTGCCCGTGGGAGCGTTTGGAGGACATGCGGCGGCTGATCCCCAATATCCCGTTCCAGATGTTATTGCGAGGCGCTAACGCCGTCGGATACACTAACTATCCTGATAACGTGGTCTACAAGTTCTGTGATATGGCT GTGAAATCCGGTATGGACATATTCCGAGTGTTCGATTCCCTTAACTACCTTCCCAACTTGATACTCGGTATGGAAGCGGCGGGCAAGGCCGGGGGTGTAGTAGAAGCGGCCATTTCCTACACTGGAGACGTGTCCAACCCTGAGAAGACTAAATATGACCTGAAGTACTATGTGAATCTCGCTGATGAGCTGGTGAAGGCCGGTACTCATGTGCTGGGTATTAAAGATATGGCTGGTCTATTGAAACCACAAGCTGCCAA GTTGCTGATAGGCGCGATCCGCGAGCGCCACCCGGACGTCCCGATCCACGTGCACACGCACGACACGGCCGGCGCCGGCGTGGCGGCCATGCTGGCGTGCGCGGAGGCCGGCGCCGACGCCGTGGACGTGGCCGTGGACTCCATGTCGGGGCTCACCAGCCAGCCCAGCATGGGCGCGCTGGTGGCGTCCCTGCAGTCCACTAAGCTGGATACTG GTATCCCCCTCCAAACGGTATCCGAATACTCCGCATACTGGGAGCAAGCTCGCACCCTGTACGGTCCGTTCGAATGCACGGCCACAATGAAGTCTGGTAACGCGGACGTGTATATCAACGAGATACCTGGCGGTCAGTACACCAATCTGCAGTTCCAGGCCTTCTCCTTGGGTCTGGGCAGCCAGTTTGAGGAGGTCAAGAAGGCTTATAG AGAAGCAAACCTTCTCCTGGGTGACATAATCAAAGTGACACCATCGTCCAAGGTAGTGGGAGACTTGGCCCAATTCATGGTGCAGAACAAGTTAACAGCTGAGGAGATCCACGCGAGGGCAGAAGAACTTTCCTTCCCTAAATCCGTGGTAGAATTCTTCCAAGGTGCTATCGGGATACCGTATGGGGGATTCCCTGAGCCTTTaag gtcTAAAATTCTAAAAGACATGCCCAGGATAGAAGGTCGTCCGGGACAAGAGCTACCGCCTTTGGACTTCGACAAACTGAAGAAGGACATCCAAGAGACGTACCCAGAT GTGAACGACCAAGACGTGATGTCAGCGGCCATGTACCCGCAAGTTGCGAACGACTACTTCCGTATACGCGACAAGTACGGGCCGGTCAAACATCTTGACACTAAAACCTTCCTGGTTGGGCCTACG GTCGGCGAGACAATAGAAGTAAAGATTGAGCGCGGAAAGACACTAGATATAAAGACTTTAGCAGTTTCTGAGGAAATGACGGCTGCAGGAGAGAGGGAAGTCTTCTTCGAGCTCAACGGTCAACTGCGATCTGTCTTCATACGTGATGAGAAAGCTAGCCAG
- the LOC119832818 gene encoding pyruvate carboxylase, mitochondrial isoform X2, with amino-acid sequence MQILKARFALRASATQFQAWSAARHRTATTDTKNVEYKPIRSVLVANRGEIAIRVFRACTELGIRSVAIYSEQDKLQMHRQKADESYLVGKGLPPVEAYLSIPEIIRVAKENDVDAVHPGYGLLSERSDFAKAILNAGLRFIGPSPKVVQQMGDKVAARQAAIEAKVPIVPGTDGPITTKEEALEFCKQHGLPVIFKAAYGGGGRGMRVVREMSEVASSFERASSEALGAFGNGSMFIERFIERPRHIEVQLLGDKAGNVVHLYERDCSVQRRHQKVVEIAPAPGLDPEIRQRMVDCATHLARHVGYENAGTVEFLLDDKGNFYFIEVNARLQVEHTITEEVTGIDLVQSQIRIAEGMTLPELGLTQDQIRADGYAIQCRVTTEDPANNFQPSTGRIEVFRSGEGMGIRLDSASTYAGAIISPYYDSLLVKVISHAQDLASSAAKMNRALREFRIRGVKTNIPFLLNVLENQKFLNGAVDTYFIDENPQLFMFKASQNRAQKILNYLGYVVVNGPATPLATDIPPSSVKPYIPPVPLVVKPPKGFKQILQEGGPEAFAKAVRNNKGLLLMDTTFRDAHQSLLATRVRTHDLLAVSPYVAHNFSRLYALENWGGATFDVALRFLHECPWERLEDMRRLIPNIPFQMLLRGANAVGYTNYPDNVVYKFCDMAVKSGMDIFRVFDSLNYLPNLILGMEAAGKAGGVVEAAISYTGDVSNPEKTKYDLKYYVNLADELVKAGTHVLGIKDMAGLLKPQAAKLLIGAIRERHPDVPIHVHTHDTAGAGVAAMLACAEAGADAVDVAVDSMSGLTSQPSMGALVASLQSTKLDTGIPLQTVSEYSAYWEQARTLYGPFECTATMKSGNADVYINEIPGGQYTNLQFQAFSLGLGSQFEEVKKAYREANLLLGDIIKVTPSSKVVGDLAQFMVQNKLTAEEIHARAEELSFPKSVVEFFQGAIGIPYGGFPEPLRSKILKDMPRIEGRPGQELPPLDFDKLKKDIQETYPDVNDQDVMSAAMYPQVANDYFRIRDKYGPVKHLDTKTFLVGPTVGETIEVKIERGKTLDIKTLAVSEEMTAAGEREVFFELNGQLRSVFIRDEKASQEMKIHPKAVKGDKSQVGAPMPGTVLTIKVKEGDKVDKGQPIAVLSAMKMEMIVQAPQAGTVKTVAITNGQKLEGDDLICTIEE; translated from the exons ATGCAGATTTTAAAAGCAAGATTCGCTCTAAGAGCGTCCGCTACGCAGTTTCAAGCTTGGAGTGCCGCGCGCCACAGGACTGCCACCACA GATACAAAAAATGTAGAGTACAAACCGATTAGAAGCGTCCTGGTGGCGAACAGGGGAGAGATAGCTATTCGTGTGTTTAGGGCCTGCACCGAGCTGGGGATTCGTTCAGTGGCCATATATAGCGAGCAGGATAAGCTGCAAATGCACAG GCAAAAAGCTGACGAATCCTACCTAGTGGGTAAAGGTCTGCCACCAGTAGAAGCTTACCTTAGTATACCGGAGATTATCCGGGTTGCGAAGGAAAACGACGTAGATGCTGTCCATCCCGGATATGGGTTGCTGTCTGAAAG gtCAGATTTCGCGAAAGCAATCCTCAATGCTGGACTACGATTCATCGGGCCTTCGCCCAAAGTTGTCCAGCAAATGGGAGATAAAGTAGCTGCCAGACAGGCCGCTATAGAAGCaa AGGTCCCTATTGTCCCCGGTACCGATGGTCCCATTACAACTAAAGAGGAAGCACTTGAATTCTGCAAACAACATGGATTGCccgttatatttaaa GCCGCATACGGCGGCGGCGGACGCGGCATGCGGGTAGTTCGCGAAATGAGCGAGGTCGCGTCGTCATTCGAGCGCGCGTCGTCGGAGGCGCTCGGCGCCTTCGGGAACGGCTCCATGTTCATAGAGCGCTTCATTGAGCGGCCGAGGCACATCGAGGTGCAGCTGCTGG GTGACAAAGCCGGCAACGTGGTGCACTTGTACGAACGAGATTGTTCTGTGCAAAGAAGGCACCAGAAGGTCGTTGAAATTGCACCAGCGCCTGGGTTAGACCCAgag atACGTCAACGCATGGTAGACTGTGCTACACACTTGGCTCGCCACGTTGGCTACGAAAACGCGGGAACTGTGGAGTTCTTGTTAGACGATAAGGGCAATTTCTACTTTATTGAGGTTAACGCAAG ATTGCAAGTAGAGCACACGATAACAGAAGAAGTGACAGGTATTGATCTAGTCCAATCCCAGATCCGCATCGCCGAAGGTATGACCCTACCTGAGTTAGGCCTCACCCAGGATCAGATTAGGGCTGATGGATACGCTATACAGTGCAGGGTTACCACAGAAGATCCGGCCAATAACTTCCAACCAAGTACTGGCAGGATTGAAGTTTTTAG atCTGGCGAAGGTATGGGTATCCGTCTAGACTCTGCTTCAACATATGCCGGCGCTATCATTTCTCCGTACTATGATTCGCTACTCGTTAAG GTAATATCTCACGCACAAGATTTAGCATCATCAGCGGCGAAAATGAACAGAGCGCTGCGGGAATTCCGTATACGTGGTGTGAAGACCAATATTCCCTTCCTGCTCAATGTGTTGGAGAATCAGAAGTTCCTTAACG GTGCCGTAGACACATACTTTATCGACGAAAATCCACAGTTATTTATGTTCAAAGCCTCTCAAAATAGGGCTCAGAAGATTCTCAATTACCTGGGCTATGTAGTTGTTAACGGACCTGCCACGCCCTTAGCCACGGACATACCGCCCTCTAGCGTCAAACCGTACATACCTCCGGTACCTTTGG TGGTGAAACCGCCCAAGGGTTTCAAGCAAATCCTGCAAGAGGGTGGTCCAGAGGCGTTCGCGAAGGCGGTACGCAATAACAAGGGGCTATTGTTAATGGATACGACATTCCGAGACGCTCACCAGTCGTTACTTGCGACGCGCGTGCGCACGCACGACCTGCTCGCCGTGTCGCCGTACGTGGCGCACAACTTTAGCCGCCTGTATGCGTTGGAGAACTGGGGCGGAGCGACCTTCGATGTTGCTTTGAG ATTCCTCCACGAGTGCCCGTGGGAGCGTTTGGAGGACATGCGGCGGCTGATCCCCAATATCCCGTTCCAGATGTTATTGCGAGGCGCTAACGCCGTCGGATACACTAACTATCCTGATAACGTGGTCTACAAGTTCTGTGATATGGCT GTGAAATCCGGTATGGACATATTCCGAGTGTTCGATTCCCTTAACTACCTTCCCAACTTGATACTCGGTATGGAAGCGGCGGGCAAGGCCGGGGGTGTAGTAGAAGCGGCCATTTCCTACACTGGAGACGTGTCCAACCCTGAGAAGACTAAATATGACCTGAAGTACTATGTGAATCTCGCTGATGAGCTGGTGAAGGCCGGTACTCATGTGCTGGGTATTAAAGATATGGCTGGTCTATTGAAACCACAAGCTGCCAA GTTGCTGATAGGCGCGATCCGCGAGCGCCACCCGGACGTCCCGATCCACGTGCACACGCACGACACGGCCGGCGCCGGCGTGGCGGCCATGCTGGCGTGCGCGGAGGCCGGCGCCGACGCCGTGGACGTGGCCGTGGACTCCATGTCGGGGCTCACCAGCCAGCCCAGCATGGGCGCGCTGGTGGCGTCCCTGCAGTCCACTAAGCTGGATACTG GTATCCCCCTCCAAACGGTATCCGAATACTCCGCATACTGGGAGCAAGCTCGCACCCTGTACGGTCCGTTCGAATGCACGGCCACAATGAAGTCTGGTAACGCGGACGTGTATATCAACGAGATACCTGGCGGTCAGTACACCAATCTGCAGTTCCAGGCCTTCTCCTTGGGTCTGGGCAGCCAGTTTGAGGAGGTCAAGAAGGCTTATAG AGAAGCAAACCTTCTCCTGGGTGACATAATCAAAGTGACACCATCGTCCAAGGTAGTGGGAGACTTGGCCCAATTCATGGTGCAGAACAAGTTAACAGCTGAGGAGATCCACGCGAGGGCAGAAGAACTTTCCTTCCCTAAATCCGTGGTAGAATTCTTCCAAGGTGCTATCGGGATACCGTATGGGGGATTCCCTGAGCCTTTaag gtcTAAAATTCTAAAAGACATGCCCAGGATAGAAGGTCGTCCGGGACAAGAGCTACCGCCTTTGGACTTCGACAAACTGAAGAAGGACATCCAAGAGACGTACCCAGAT GTGAACGACCAAGACGTGATGTCAGCGGCCATGTACCCGCAAGTTGCGAACGACTACTTCCGTATACGCGACAAGTACGGGCCGGTCAAACATCTTGACACTAAAACCTTCCTGGTTGGGCCTACG GTCGGCGAGACAATAGAAGTAAAGATTGAGCGCGGAAAGACACTAGATATAAAGACTTTAGCAGTTTCTGAGGAAATGACGGCTGCAGGAGAGAGGGAAGTCTTCTTCGAGCTCAACGGTCAACTGCGATCTGTCTTCATACGTGATGAGAAAGCTAGCCAG